The following is a genomic window from Cetobacterium somerae ATCC BAA-474.
CATTTCTCTTCCCTTTTTGTTTTTATGCTGGTAATAAATTTAATCTTTCAAGCTCTGCTGCAACATCGGACATTCCCAATCTATTTAATGTTTCTTTTGTTGGAGCTCCTGTTTTTTCATCCCATCCCATCTCTTTATAGAACATTGTCAGTGCAACTTGCATATCCTCTCTATCCATCTTATCTGTTCCAGGAGTAAATGCTTTAATATCTGGATCTTTATCGAATACCCAATCAGTCATTCCATCATGTTCTTCTCTCATATTAATTGTATTCATATTTTTTACTGTTAATGCTCTATGTAAAGTAAATACTCTCTCTGCAGCTAAATCTAAACTTTCTTCTGTATAATTTTCTCCTGTTACCACAGTCATAAATTTAGATTCTAAAGCTAAGTCGCCTCTATAATTTCTTGATTTATGTGGAGAAACTGTCATTGGCCACATCCAATTACAAAGAGTTAAAGAATCATGTAAGCAATTTTTTACAATAGCCCATTTAGCTAATTTAGCTTTATACTCATTCATTGGACTATAATTTAATGGTGGATCTATTCCATCAGGTGAACCTACAATCTCTGCTACAACCTCTTTTTGAATCTCTATTGGCAATCCACTTCCAACTAAATTTACTAAAGTATGACTTTGAGCATCTCTATTGAACATACAGCTTATTAATGACCCTACTTGACCATTTGTCTCGTTAGAATGATGTTTTGGAAATCCTAATCTTGACCATAACCCATATTTAGGATTATTCCAATAATCATCTCCAAAGTCCCATCTTTTAGCAACCCAATATGCTCCGTCTCCAAGATGACTCAATTCTCCCTCTTTATAAGCTATCCTTCTATAAAAATCAATTAGAAATGCCGGATCTTTTTCTTCTAATAAATTCCACGGAATAGAGTTATACTCCTCTTCTGATAAGACCTTTTTAAAAATTCCACTTTCATATCCATGTTTTAAATCTGTTCCAATAAGACCATAGTTACACCATACTCCATAGTCATCAGCTAATGATGCTCCAATAACTGCAGCAAACATTTTTCCGTCACCTTTCTCTTCTATATCTTTATTTCCTTTAAACATCACTCTTTGAGGTGAAAAGTACCCCATACAAGTATTTGCTACATAAGGTGATAATCCATAATCTTGCAATTTAGGTACCTTTAATTGGCTCATACATCTAATTGGGCATGATTGACATCCTCCCATTCTTACTGTATATTTTTCTGCTGAAGGACCTAAATCAAATGTAGCTTTCATTGTTCTATAGCCCACTTTATTTACGTCACCTGCTGCTGCAATTCCAGTTTCTATCGGTCCACCCTCTGCTGCACCCCAAGTTAATCCTTCTCTAGCTGTCCATCTGCTACCTTTATGATGAAACTCAGACCACGGTTGTGGAGTACTTGGTACAACATGTTGATTGTTTGCTCCAATTAAATCTTTCATCATATAATTATTTAACTTTAGTAACTCTCTACCTTTTCCAGCAATATTGACAGCATTAGTCCCTTTTACTCCAATAGCCTTTAACATCTTTGATCCTAATATACCGCCATGGCCACCTGCTGAATGACTTAATCCGTTCATAATTACAGAAAGATTTACCATATTTTCTCCTGCTTGACCTATTGCTGCTATTGAAGCCTCT
Proteins encoded in this region:
- a CDS encoding aldehyde ferredoxin oxidoreductase: MSKSYGWAGNILRVNLTTGIITKEPTSKYKDFIGGMGIGYKVIFDEVPAGTKAFDEANKIVFAVGPLTGSGAPSSSRTNITSLFPSNPYNAVGDSHMGGNFAAQLKYAGYDAIIIEGKSNRPVWLKIDNDKVSLESATNVWGKGIKDTTAQLGAIMGKEASIAAIGQAGENMVNLSVIMNGLSHSAGGHGGILGSKMLKAIGVKGTNAVNIAGKGRELLKLNNYMMKDLIGANNQHVVPSTPQPWSEFHHKGSRWTAREGLTWGAAEGGPIETGIAAAGDVNKVGYRTMKATFDLGPSAEKYTVRMGGCQSCPIRCMSQLKVPKLQDYGLSPYVANTCMGYFSPQRVMFKGNKDIEEKGDGKMFAAVIGASLADDYGVWCNYGLIGTDLKHGYESGIFKKVLSEEEYNSIPWNLLEEKDPAFLIDFYRRIAYKEGELSHLGDGAYWVAKRWDFGDDYWNNPKYGLWSRLGFPKHHSNETNGQVGSLISCMFNRDAQSHTLVNLVGSGLPIEIQKEVVAEIVGSPDGIDPPLNYSPMNEYKAKLAKWAIVKNCLHDSLTLCNWMWPMTVSPHKSRNYRGDLALESKFMTVVTGENYTEESLDLAAERVFTLHRALTVKNMNTINMREEHDGMTDWVFDKDPDIKAFTPGTDKMDREDMQVALTMFYKEMGWDEKTGAPTKETLNRLGMSDVAAELERLNLLPA